From the Hymenobacter yonginensis genome, one window contains:
- a CDS encoding sodium:solute symporter family transporter: MRNGLTTFDLLVFLFYLLGVSGYGYYIYKRKQSKELDSKDYFLAEGSLTWWAIGASMIASNISAEQFIGTSGAGFTQGLAVAAYEWVAAIVLLFVAVFFMPIYLRQKIYTMPQFLEQRYNATLSLIMSIFWLFLYVAVNLTVILYLGALAINNLVGSADGGSFHLILVGLAVFALIITLGGMKVVGYTDVIQVAVLLLGGLATSYLALTLVSEKFGLGHSAIAGFQTLLHSADDHFHMIFAKPTPNSSQEYVSKYLALPGLVMYAGGQWVANLNYWGCNQYITQRALGANLNTARTGILFAALLKLIMPLVVVLPGIAAYVLHQNGSLQAEMSAGGAGVNPDNAYSAILTFLPNGLKGLSLAALTAAIVASLAGKANSISTIFTLDIYRRYLNPQATEAKLVWVGRLTVLLAMLLAISFTWEDLLGVGGNGGFTFVQKYTGYISPGIVAVFLLGMFWKRTTATAAVAGMLGGFGFSLFFNDLAPRLLGAETIFYTAFRNAKGMLEVPFLVSMGWSFFLTVALMALISLTGPAVNPKALHLEKGMFRVAPRQLALITVILLLISALYVKFW, from the coding sequence ATGCGCAACGGCCTGACAACTTTCGACCTTCTAGTGTTCCTGTTCTACCTGCTGGGGGTGTCGGGCTACGGGTATTATATCTACAAGCGCAAGCAAAGCAAGGAGCTGGATTCCAAGGACTACTTCCTGGCCGAAGGCTCGCTGACGTGGTGGGCCATCGGGGCCAGCATGATTGCCTCCAACATCTCAGCCGAGCAGTTTATCGGCACTTCCGGGGCGGGCTTCACGCAGGGGCTGGCGGTGGCGGCCTACGAGTGGGTGGCAGCCATTGTGCTGCTGTTCGTGGCCGTGTTCTTTATGCCGATTTACCTGCGGCAGAAAATCTACACGATGCCGCAGTTTCTGGAGCAGCGCTACAACGCCACGCTCAGCCTGATTATGAGCATCTTCTGGCTGTTTCTGTACGTGGCCGTGAACCTGACCGTGATTCTCTACCTCGGAGCCCTGGCCATCAACAACCTGGTGGGTAGCGCCGACGGCGGCAGCTTCCACCTGATTCTGGTGGGGCTGGCCGTGTTTGCGCTCATCATCACGCTGGGCGGCATGAAGGTGGTGGGCTACACCGACGTGATTCAGGTGGCGGTGCTGCTGCTCGGCGGCCTGGCCACCAGCTACCTGGCTCTCACGCTGGTGAGCGAGAAGTTCGGGCTGGGCCACAGCGCCATTGCCGGCTTCCAGACGTTGCTGCACTCCGCCGACGACCATTTTCACATGATTTTCGCCAAGCCCACGCCCAACTCGTCGCAGGAATACGTGAGCAAGTACTTGGCGCTGCCGGGTTTGGTGATGTACGCCGGCGGCCAGTGGGTGGCCAACCTCAACTACTGGGGCTGCAACCAGTACATCACGCAGCGGGCGTTGGGTGCCAACCTCAACACGGCCCGCACCGGCATCCTGTTCGCGGCCCTACTGAAGCTGATTATGCCGCTGGTGGTGGTGCTGCCCGGCATTGCGGCCTACGTGCTGCACCAGAACGGCAGCCTGCAGGCCGAAATGAGCGCCGGCGGGGCCGGCGTGAATCCCGACAACGCCTACTCGGCCATCCTCACCTTCCTGCCGAATGGGTTGAAGGGACTTTCGCTGGCGGCCCTCACAGCGGCCATTGTGGCCTCGCTGGCCGGCAAAGCCAACTCCATTTCCACCATCTTCACCCTCGACATCTACCGCCGCTACCTCAACCCGCAGGCCACGGAGGCGAAGCTGGTGTGGGTGGGCCGCCTGACGGTGCTGCTGGCCATGCTGCTGGCCATCAGCTTCACCTGGGAAGATTTGCTGGGCGTGGGCGGCAACGGCGGCTTCACGTTCGTGCAGAAGTACACCGGCTACATTTCGCCCGGCATCGTGGCGGTGTTTCTGCTGGGTATGTTCTGGAAGCGCACCACCGCTACGGCGGCCGTGGCGGGCATGCTGGGCGGCTTCGGCTTCTCGCTGTTCTTCAACGACCTGGCTCCGCGCCTGCTGGGCGCCGAAACCATCTTCTACACCGCTTTCCGCAATGCCAAAGGCATGCTGGAAGTGCCGTTTCTGGTGAGCATGGGCTGGTCGTTTTTCCTGACCGTGGCCCTGATGGCGCTCATCAGCCTGACCGGCCCGGCCGTGAACCCCAAGGCCCTGCACCTGGAGAAAGGCATGTTCCGGGTGGCGCCGCGGCAGCTGGCCCTCATCACCGTAATCCTGCTGCTGATTTCGGCCCTGTACGTGAAGTTCTGGTAG
- a CDS encoding UDP-glucose--hexose-1-phosphate uridylyltransferase, whose protein sequence is MSSPATFDLAQQPHRRYNPLNGEWLLVSPHRALRPWQGQQEAPDTASRPAHDPTCYLCPGNGRVNGDQNPDYRGTFVFDNDFAALREDAPAGSLNQGGLLRAEAESGLGRVICFSPRHDLTLPEMPVADLRRVVDVWTEQFRELAARPDIGYVQIFENKGAVMGCSNPHPHGQIWAQRTVPGEPAKESRQQLAYFQEHGRTLLADYLALELAEQSRVVLENAHWVALVPFWASWPFEALLLPRRAVQDLTQLSEAEKDAFADALQRLTIRYDNLFQTSFPYSAGLHQRPTDGPAYPEWHLHMHFFPPLLRSATVRKFMVGYELLANAQRDITPEWAAEQLRAQPEVHYKAAAANSVT, encoded by the coding sequence ATGTCCTCACCCGCTACTTTCGACCTGGCCCAGCAGCCGCACCGACGCTATAATCCGCTGAACGGGGAGTGGCTGCTGGTGTCGCCGCACCGGGCGCTACGGCCCTGGCAGGGCCAGCAGGAAGCGCCCGACACGGCTAGTCGCCCCGCCCACGACCCGACCTGCTACCTCTGCCCCGGCAACGGCCGCGTGAACGGCGACCAGAACCCCGACTACCGCGGCACCTTCGTGTTCGACAACGACTTTGCGGCCCTGCGCGAGGATGCGCCGGCTGGTTCGCTCAACCAAGGCGGACTGCTGCGGGCCGAGGCCGAGAGTGGCCTGGGCCGTGTCATCTGCTTTTCGCCCCGCCACGACCTGACGCTGCCCGAAATGCCGGTAGCCGACCTGCGCCGCGTGGTGGACGTCTGGACCGAGCAGTTCCGGGAGCTGGCCGCCCGCCCCGATATCGGCTACGTGCAGATTTTCGAGAACAAGGGCGCCGTGATGGGCTGCTCGAACCCGCACCCGCACGGCCAGATATGGGCGCAGCGCACCGTGCCCGGCGAGCCGGCCAAGGAGAGCCGCCAGCAGCTGGCCTATTTCCAGGAGCACGGCCGCACGCTGCTCGCCGACTACCTGGCCCTGGAGCTGGCCGAGCAAAGCCGCGTGGTGCTGGAAAACGCGCACTGGGTGGCGCTGGTGCCGTTCTGGGCCAGCTGGCCCTTCGAGGCGCTGCTACTGCCGCGCCGCGCCGTGCAGGACCTCACCCAGCTCAGCGAAGCCGAGAAAGACGCCTTCGCCGACGCCCTCCAGCGCCTCACCATCCGCTACGACAACCTGTTCCAGACCTCGTTTCCGTACTCGGCCGGCTTGCACCAGCGGCCCACCGATGGCCCGGCGTACCCCGAGTGGCACCTGCACATGCACTTCTTCCCGCCGCTGCTGCGCTCGGCCACGGTGCGCAAGTTTATGGTGGGCTACGAGCTGCTGGCCAACGCCCAGCGCGACATCACGCCGGAATGGGCCGCCGAGCAGCTGCGGGCCCAGCCGGAAGTGCACTACAAGGCAGCTGCCGCTAATTCTGTTACTTAG